One genomic window of Pseudomonas chlororaphis subsp. piscium includes the following:
- the algB gene encoding sigma-54-dependent response regulator transcription factor AlgB produces the protein MESAPENQGRILLVDDESAILRTFRYCLEDEGYTVATANSAAQADALLQRQVFDLCFLDLRLGEDNGLDVLAQMRIQAPWMRVVIVTAHSAVDTAVDAIQAGAADYLVKPCSPDQLRLATAKQLEVRQLSARLEALEGEVRKPKDGLDSHSPAMKVVLETARQVAGTDANILILGESGTGKGELAQAIHGWSKRARKSCVTINCPSLNAELMESELFGHSRGAFTGASESTLGRVNQADGGTLFLDEIGDFPLTLQPKLLRFIQDKEYERIGDPVTRRADVRILAATNLNLEDMVRDGRFREDLLYRLNVITLHLPPLRERSEDILTLADRFLARFVKEYARPARCFSDEAREALLNYRWPGNIRELRNVVERASIICPQEKVEISHLGMAEQPTNNTPRIGAALSLDELEKAHIGAVLATSDTLDQAAKTLGIDASTLYRKRKQYNL, from the coding sequence ATGGAATCAGCACCGGAAAATCAAGGTCGCATTCTTCTGGTAGATGATGAGTCCGCGATCCTTCGTACCTTCCGTTACTGCCTGGAAGACGAGGGCTACACCGTCGCCACGGCCAATAGCGCCGCCCAGGCCGATGCCTTGCTGCAACGCCAGGTGTTCGACCTGTGTTTCCTCGACTTGCGCCTGGGCGAGGACAACGGCCTGGACGTACTGGCCCAGATGCGCATCCAGGCCCCCTGGATGCGGGTGGTCATAGTCACCGCCCATTCGGCCGTCGACACCGCGGTGGATGCGATCCAGGCTGGCGCCGCCGACTATCTGGTCAAGCCCTGCAGCCCCGATCAGCTGCGCCTGGCGACCGCCAAGCAACTGGAAGTCCGCCAGCTCTCGGCGCGCCTGGAGGCCCTCGAAGGCGAAGTGCGCAAACCCAAGGACGGCCTGGACTCCCACAGCCCGGCAATGAAAGTGGTGCTGGAAACCGCCCGCCAGGTCGCCGGCACCGACGCCAACATCCTGATCCTCGGCGAGTCCGGTACTGGCAAGGGCGAGCTGGCCCAGGCCATTCACGGCTGGAGCAAGCGCGCCAGGAAATCCTGCGTCACCATCAACTGCCCGTCGCTGAATGCCGAGCTGATGGAGAGCGAGCTGTTCGGTCACAGCCGTGGAGCCTTCACCGGCGCCAGCGAAAGCACCCTCGGTCGAGTCAACCAGGCCGACGGCGGCACGCTGTTCCTTGACGAGATCGGCGACTTCCCTCTGACCCTGCAACCCAAGTTGCTGCGGTTCATCCAGGACAAGGAATACGAGCGGATCGGCGACCCGGTGACCCGCCGCGCCGACGTGCGCATCCTCGCCGCGACCAACCTCAACCTCGAGGACATGGTGCGCGACGGACGCTTCCGTGAAGACCTGCTGTACCGCCTGAACGTGATCACCCTGCACCTGCCACCGCTGCGCGAACGCAGCGAAGACATCCTGACCCTGGCCGACCGTTTCCTCGCGCGCTTCGTCAAGGAGTATGCCCGTCCCGCCCGCTGCTTCAGCGACGAGGCCCGCGAAGCGCTGCTCAACTATCGCTGGCCGGGCAATATCCGCGAGCTGCGCAACGTGGTGGAACGCGCCAGCATCATCTGTCCCCAGGAGAAGGTGGAGATCAGCCACCTGGGAATGGCCGAGCAACCCACCAACAACACTCCGCGCATCGGCGCCGCCTTGAGCCTGGACGAGCTGGAGAAAGCCCATATCGGCGCCGTGCTGGCCACCAGCGATACCCTCGACCAGGCGGCCAAGACGCTCGGCATCGACGCCTCGACGCTGTACCGCAAACGCAAACAGTACAACCTGTGA
- a CDS encoding DUF1328 domain-containing protein, producing the protein MLSWAITFLIIAIIAAVLGFGGIAGTATGIAKILFVVFLVMFIASFFFGRRGRG; encoded by the coding sequence ATGTTGAGCTGGGCAATCACATTCCTGATCATTGCCATCATCGCCGCGGTACTGGGCTTCGGTGGTATCGCGGGCACCGCCACGGGTATCGCCAAGATTCTCTTTGTCGTTTTCCTGGTGATGTTCATTGCTTCCTTCTTCTTTGGCCGTCGTGGTCGAGGTTGA
- a CDS encoding inhibitor of vertebrate lysozyme family protein — protein MSLSLKALATALLLGGTATAMAANDGQARVNELLNSDPQYRDTWQEVVEKEERLPEWVMNLSGDAQQMNALEEDGDKYLVGPLCETRDTCRNQRLIVAFSFDKKNAYAMLVEVPAGLPADKSPTRHAEYRFLGKPDAGMQGLLKEQLKKDPNWY, from the coding sequence ATGAGCCTTTCTTTAAAAGCATTGGCCACCGCCCTGCTGCTGGGCGGCACGGCCACGGCGATGGCGGCCAACGACGGTCAGGCCCGGGTCAACGAGTTGTTGAACAGTGACCCGCAATACCGCGATACCTGGCAGGAAGTCGTCGAAAAGGAAGAGCGCCTGCCGGAATGGGTGATGAACCTGTCCGGTGATGCGCAGCAGATGAATGCGCTGGAAGAAGACGGCGACAAGTACCTGGTCGGTCCGCTTTGCGAAACCCGCGATACCTGCCGCAACCAGCGCCTGATCGTGGCGTTCAGTTTCGACAAGAAAAACGCCTACGCCATGCTGGTCGAAGTGCCGGCGGGCCTGCCCGCGGACAAGTCGCCGACCCGCCATGCCGAATACCGCTTTCTCGGCAAGCCGGACGCTGGCATGCAGGGCTTGCTCAAGGAACAGCTGAAAAAGGATCCGAACTGGTACTGA
- the gltP gene encoding glutamate/aspartate:proton symporter GltP, whose amino-acid sequence MKKAKLSLAWQILIGLVLGIAIGALLNHFSAEKAWWISNVLQPAGDIFIRLIKMIVIPIVISSLIVGIAGVGDAKKLGRIGLKTIIYFEIVTTIAILVGLVLANVFHPGAGIDMSTLGTVDISKYQATAAEVQHEHAFIETILNLIPSNIFAAMARGEMLPIIFFSVLFGLGLSSLQADLREPLVKMFQGVSESMFKVTHMIMNYAPIGVFALIAVTVANFGFASLLPLAKLVILVYVAIAFFAFVVLGLIARLFGFSVIKLMRIFKDELVLAYSTASSETVLPRVIEKMEAYGAPKAICSFVVPTGYSFNLDGSTLYQSIAAIFIAQLYGIDLSISQQLLLVLTLMVTSKGIAGVPGVSFVVLLATLGSVGIPLEGLAFIAGVDRIMDMARTALNVIGNALAVLVIARWEGMYDDAKGQRYWNSLPHWRSKEPLPAGEVTKG is encoded by the coding sequence ATGAAGAAGGCAAAACTAAGCCTCGCCTGGCAGATCCTCATCGGTCTGGTGCTGGGGATTGCAATTGGTGCGCTGCTCAACCATTTCAGTGCCGAAAAAGCCTGGTGGATCAGCAACGTCCTGCAACCTGCGGGCGATATCTTTATCCGCTTGATCAAGATGATCGTGATCCCGATCGTGATCTCCTCGCTGATCGTCGGTATCGCCGGCGTGGGCGACGCGAAGAAACTCGGGCGTATCGGCCTGAAGACCATCATCTACTTCGAAATCGTCACCACCATCGCCATCCTGGTCGGTCTGGTGCTGGCCAACGTGTTCCACCCGGGCGCCGGCATCGACATGAGCACCCTGGGTACCGTGGATATTTCCAAGTACCAGGCGACCGCCGCCGAGGTACAGCATGAACACGCGTTCATCGAAACCATCCTCAACCTGATCCCATCGAACATCTTCGCGGCCATGGCCCGCGGCGAGATGCTGCCGATCATCTTCTTCTCGGTGCTGTTCGGCCTCGGTCTGTCGAGCCTGCAGGCCGACCTGCGCGAGCCGCTGGTGAAGATGTTCCAGGGCGTCTCGGAAAGCATGTTCAAAGTCACCCACATGATCATGAACTACGCCCCGATCGGCGTATTCGCCCTGATCGCGGTGACCGTGGCCAACTTCGGTTTCGCCTCCCTGCTGCCGCTGGCCAAGCTGGTGATCCTGGTTTACGTGGCGATCGCCTTCTTCGCCTTCGTGGTCCTGGGCCTGATCGCTCGCCTGTTCGGCTTCTCGGTGATCAAGCTGATGCGCATCTTCAAGGATGAGCTGGTGCTGGCCTACTCCACCGCCAGTTCGGAAACCGTGCTGCCGCGCGTGATCGAGAAGATGGAAGCCTACGGCGCGCCGAAAGCCATCTGCAGTTTCGTGGTGCCAACCGGTTACTCGTTCAACCTCGACGGCTCGACCCTGTACCAGAGCATCGCGGCGATCTTCATCGCCCAGCTGTACGGCATCGACCTGTCGATCAGCCAGCAACTGCTGCTGGTCCTGACCCTGATGGTCACCTCCAAAGGCATCGCCGGCGTTCCGGGCGTGTCCTTCGTGGTCCTGCTGGCGACCCTGGGCAGCGTGGGCATTCCGCTGGAAGGCCTGGCCTTCATCGCCGGTGTCGACCGCATCATGGACATGGCCCGTACCGCCCTGAACGTGATCGGCAACGCCCTGGCGGTACTGGTCATCGCTCGTTGGGAAGGCATGTACGACGACGCCAAGGGCCAGCGCTACTGGAACTCCCTGCCGCACTGGCGCAGCAAGGAGCCGCTGCCGGCCGGTGAAGTCACCAAGGGCTGA
- a CDS encoding nucleoside recognition domain-containing protein, whose product MLNGLWLGFFIVAAVSALTQWLVGGNAGIFSAMVESIFAMAKLSVEVMVLLFGTLTLWLGFLRIAEKAGIVDWLAKALGPLFSRLMPEVPPGHPAIGLITLNFAANGLGLDNAATPIGLKAMRALQDLNPSATTASNAQILFLVLNASSLTLLPVTIFMYRAQQGAPDPTLVFLPILLATSASTLVGLLSVAVVQRLRLWDPVVLAYLVPGALVLGGFMALLATLSATALASLSSILGNLTLFGLIMLFLVIGALRKVKVYEAFVEGAKEGFDVAKNLLPYLVAMLCAVGVLRASGALDFGLDGIRHLVEWAGWDTRFVDALPTALVKPFSGSAARAMLIETMQTQGVDSFPALAAATIQGSTETTFYVLAVYFGSVGIQRARHAVGCALLAELAGVVAAIAVCYWFFG is encoded by the coding sequence ATGCTCAATGGCCTGTGGCTTGGCTTCTTCATCGTGGCGGCCGTTTCAGCGCTGACGCAGTGGCTGGTCGGCGGTAACGCCGGGATCTTCTCGGCGATGGTGGAAAGCATCTTCGCCATGGCCAAGCTGTCGGTGGAAGTGATGGTGCTGCTGTTCGGCACCCTGACCCTGTGGCTGGGCTTTTTGCGGATCGCCGAAAAGGCCGGGATCGTCGACTGGCTGGCCAAGGCCCTGGGCCCGCTGTTCAGCCGCCTGATGCCGGAAGTGCCGCCGGGACACCCAGCCATCGGCCTGATCACCCTGAACTTCGCGGCCAATGGCCTGGGGCTGGACAACGCCGCCACGCCGATCGGCCTCAAGGCCATGCGCGCCCTGCAGGATCTCAACCCAAGCGCGACCACGGCGAGCAACGCGCAGATCCTGTTCCTGGTGCTGAACGCCTCGTCCCTGACCCTGCTGCCGGTGACCATCTTCATGTATCGCGCCCAGCAAGGCGCCCCCGATCCGACCCTGGTGTTCCTGCCGATCCTGCTGGCCACCAGCGCCTCGACCCTGGTCGGCCTGCTGTCGGTCGCGGTGGTGCAGCGTCTGCGCCTGTGGGACCCGGTGGTGCTGGCCTATCTGGTCCCCGGTGCCCTGGTCCTGGGCGGCTTCATGGCCTTGCTGGCCACGCTGTCGGCCACCGCGCTGGCGTCGCTGTCGTCGATCCTGGGCAACCTGACCCTGTTTGGCCTGATCATGCTGTTCCTGGTGATTGGCGCGTTACGCAAGGTCAAGGTCTACGAGGCCTTCGTCGAGGGCGCCAAGGAAGGTTTCGACGTCGCCAAGAACCTGCTGCCGTATCTGGTGGCCATGCTCTGCGCGGTGGGTGTGTTGCGCGCCTCCGGGGCCCTGGACTTCGGCCTGGATGGCATCCGGCATCTGGTGGAATGGGCCGGCTGGGACACGCGCTTCGTCGATGCCCTGCCGACGGCCCTGGTCAAACCCTTCTCCGGCAGCGCCGCGCGGGCCATGCTGATCGAAACCATGCAGACCCAAGGCGTGGACAGTTTCCCGGCGTTGGCCGCGGCGACGATCCAGGGCAGTACCGAAACCACCTTCTACGTGCTGGCGGTGTACTTCGGTTCGGTCGGCATCCAGCGCGCGCGCCATGCCGTCGGTTGCGCCTTGCTGGCCGAGCTGGCCGGCGTGGTGGCGGCGATTGCGGTGTGCTACTGGTTCTTCGGTTAA
- a CDS encoding ABC-type transport auxiliary lipoprotein family protein — protein sequence MKRAYRPFGRLALAAGFALSGACSILPQADPVDIYRLPTAQSATAQPQGHAQPWSLRLTKPLASDALNSARIAVIPQGDVISSYKDARWSDPAPVLLRNRLLDGFLADGRVQLLGTDDSDVQTDLELGGNLQAFQSEYQGKAVAVVIRLDARLVRGYDQKILASQRFEVRQPLNDTKVPAVVAGFGQAGDALNRQVVEWTVKQGSQLVRR from the coding sequence ATGAAGCGTGCCTATCGCCCATTCGGCCGGCTGGCCCTGGCCGCCGGCTTCGCCTTGAGTGGCGCCTGCTCGATTCTGCCCCAGGCCGATCCGGTGGATATCTATCGCCTGCCCACGGCCCAGAGCGCCACAGCCCAGCCTCAGGGCCACGCACAGCCCTGGTCCCTGCGCCTGACCAAACCCCTGGCGAGCGACGCCTTGAACAGCGCGAGAATCGCTGTGATCCCCCAGGGCGATGTGATCAGCAGCTACAAGGACGCGCGCTGGAGCGATCCGGCGCCGGTGCTGCTGCGCAATCGGCTGCTGGACGGATTCCTCGCCGACGGTCGGGTGCAGCTGCTGGGCACCGATGACAGCGATGTACAGACCGATCTTGAACTGGGCGGCAACCTGCAGGCATTCCAGAGCGAATACCAGGGCAAGGCTGTGGCGGTGGTGATCCGCCTGGATGCGCGCCTGGTGCGGGGCTACGACCAGAAGATCCTGGCCAGCCAGCGCTTCGAAGTGCGCCAGCCGCTGAACGATACCAAGGTGCCGGCGGTGGTCGCCGGATTTGGCCAGGCGGGGGATGCCTTGAACCGGCAGGTGGTGGAGTGGACGGTGAAGCAGGGCAGTCAGCTGGTCAGACGCTGA
- a CDS encoding MlaD family protein produces METRAHHVLIGLFTVIVVVGALLFGLWLAKSSVDTEFKDYEVVFNEAVSGLSKGSSVQYSGIKVGDVVSLRLDPKDPRRVLARVRLSGETPIKEDTQAKLALTGITGTSIIQLSGGTPQSQPLQGKDGKLPLIVASPSPIARLLNNSDDLMTSVNLLLHNANGMFSPDNVERISNTLEHLEQTTGAIAEQRGDVRQAMQQLASIGKQASATLEQTTALMRNANGLLNEQGKQMFGSAEQAMQSLEQSSATINKLLTDNQDSLNNGIQGLNGLAPAVRELRDTLSSLRAISRRLEANPSGYLLGSDKNKEFTP; encoded by the coding sequence ATGGAAACCCGAGCCCATCATGTACTGATCGGCCTGTTCACCGTGATTGTGGTGGTCGGCGCCTTGCTGTTCGGCCTGTGGCTGGCCAAGTCCAGCGTCGACACGGAGTTCAAGGACTACGAGGTCGTGTTCAACGAGGCCGTCAGCGGCCTGTCCAAAGGCAGCTCCGTGCAGTACAGCGGGATCAAGGTCGGCGATGTGGTCAGCCTGCGCCTCGACCCGAAGGACCCGCGCCGGGTCCTGGCGCGGGTCCGCCTGAGCGGCGAAACCCCGATCAAGGAAGACACCCAGGCCAAGCTGGCCCTGACCGGTATCACCGGGACCTCGATCATCCAGCTCAGCGGCGGCACCCCGCAAAGCCAGCCGCTCCAGGGCAAGGACGGCAAGCTGCCGCTGATCGTCGCTTCGCCTTCGCCGATCGCCCGCCTGCTGAACAACAGCGATGACCTGATGACCAGCGTCAACCTGCTGCTGCACAACGCCAACGGCATGTTCTCGCCAGACAACGTCGAGCGCATCAGCAACACCCTCGAACACCTGGAGCAGACCACTGGGGCCATCGCCGAACAGCGCGGCGACGTGCGTCAGGCCATGCAGCAGCTGGCCTCCATCGGCAAGCAGGCCAGCGCCACCCTGGAGCAGACCACCGCGCTGATGCGCAACGCCAACGGCCTGCTCAACGAGCAGGGCAAGCAGATGTTCGGCAGCGCCGAACAAGCCATGCAATCGCTGGAACAGAGCAGCGCCACCATCAACAAACTGCTGACCGACAACCAGGACTCGCTGAACAACGGTATCCAGGGCCTCAACGGTCTGGCACCGGCGGTGCGCGAGCTGCGCGACACCCTGAGCTCGCTGCGGGCCATTTCGCGTCGCCTGGAAGCCAACCCCAGCGGCTACCTGCTGGGCAGTGACAAGAACAAGGAGTTCACGCCATGA